The window CTTCGGCCGCCGGGTCGACGGCGGGGGTACCCGCCAGCGGCAGCGCCGCCCCGGCCAGCGCGACCAGCACCAGCGCCGCCGCGGCCGCGAGGGCGGTACGGCGGCGGGAGCGGCGGGCGGTGGCGAGCGCCCGTTCGTAGACCGGGTACGCGGGAACGTCGGCCGCCGCTGTGTGCAGCGACTCGCGTAGTCGGTTGGTCATCGCGGAATCCTCTCCGCCGCTGGGTCGACCAGGTTGGGGGCGATGGCGCGCAGCCGGCGTACCGCATCGTGGCCGTGCCGCTTCACCGTGCCGACGGAGCAGCCCAGCACCTCGGCGACCTGCGTCTCGGTCAGGTCCTCGTAGAACCGCAGCACGACCACGGCGCGTTGGCGCGGGGTGAGTTGGCGCAGCGCAGCCGCCAGGGTGAGCCGCAGGGCGGTCGTGTCGGAGTGGTCGTCGCCGGGTTGGTCGCTGGGCTCCGGGTCCAGCCGTTCGGCGAGGCGGCGGCGCCGCCACCAGGAGACCTGATGGTGGTACATCACCCGCCGCACGTAGGCATCCGGGTCGCCGCTGCGGATGCGCCGCCAGTGCTGGTACGTCTTCGCCAGCGCGCTCTGCAGCAGATCCTCGGCGAGATGGTGATCACCGGTGAGCAGATAGGCCGTCCGGGACAACGCTGGTGAGCGGTGCGCCACGAACTCGTGGAACGTCTTGGTCATGCCCACCCCCTCGTCAGGTAAGACGCCTCCCGTCGCCACAATGGTTGAGGCCGGGCACGGTGGCGCACCGTCGCGCCTGACGCTGGTCAGCCGGTGAAACCGCCGTCCACGTCGACCACCGCGCCGGCCAGCTCCAGCCTGCTGGCGGCCTCCGGCCGCATCGGCTGGGCAGGCTGGCCACCTCAAATTTCTGCGCCCGCAGCAACGCCTGTGTGACCATCTGCGGTGGAGACCTGGACTCACGCTGGCAAGCAGTACGAGGTTGTCTCCCTCTACTGCCTGCCTGAAGAGGCCTGGTGCTACGAACTGGGCAAGCTGTGTGGAGCCCCAGGGGCCGGGCCACATATCGCCTTCGCCATCCCAGACGCAACGCCGTACGGGGGACCTTTCACGCCGCAGCCGGCCCGCCTCGCCGTAGTCCACGTTGACGAAGGCCAAACACCCTGGCCGGTCCTGCGCCGGTTCCTCGACCTGTCCGCACACCCGACGCCTCTCCGAACAACGGACCCTTCGTGCCCGAGGCAGCCGACCGCGTCACTCTTGTCGGCTCCGCCTGAAAACTGACCCCGTGGTTCCGGCTGAATTTTGACCCCTTCCGGAAGCATCGGGAGGTGCTGAGCGTGGAGGACTGGGCGGAGATCCGTCGGTTGCACCGGGCGGAGCGGATGGCGATCAAGGCCATCTGCCGTCGGCTGGGGGTGTCGCGGAACACGGTGCGCAAGGCCTTGGCCAGTCATGAGCCGCCTCGTTATCAGCGGGCGGCGAAGGGTTCGATCGTGGACGCGGTCGAGCCGCAGATCAGGGCGTTGTTGGCGGAGTTCCCGGACATGCCGACGACGGTGATCATGGAGCGGGTCGGGTGGACCCGTGGCAAGACGGTGTTCGCCGATCGGGTGCAGCAGCTGCGGCCGTTGTTCCGCCGCCCTGACCCGGTTCAGCGGACGGAGTATCTGCCGGGAGAGCTGGCGCAGTGCGACCTGTGGTTCCCGCCGGCGGACGTGCCGTTGGGCTTCGGGCAGGTCGGCCGGCCGCCGGTGCTGGTGATGGTGTCGGGGTATTCGCGGTGGCTGTCAGCGGTGATGATTCCGACCAGGCAGTCGCCGGACCTGCTGGTCGGGCACTGGATGCTGATCTCCGGCTGGGGTCGGGTGCCCAAGGCGTTGGTGTGGGACAACGAGTCTGCGGTCGGGCAGTGGCGGGCCGGGCGGCCGCAGTTGACCGAGGCGATGAACGCCTTCCGCGGCACCCTCGGCATCAAGGTGATCCAGTGCCGGCCGGCGGACCCTGAGGCGAAGGGCCTGGTGGAGCGGGCCAACGGCTATCTGGAGACGTCGTTCCTGCCCGGCCGCCGCTTCGCCTCACCTCAGGACTTCAACGCGCAGCTCACCGACTGGCTGGTGCGGGCGAACAACCGCCAGCACCGGATGCTGGGCTGCCGCCCGCTGGACCGGTGGGACGCCGACCGGGCCGCGATGCTGCCATTGCCACCGGTTGCGCCGGTGGTCGGCTGGCGGCAGACCACCCGCCTGCCCCGCGATCATTACGTGCGCTTGGACGGCAACGACTACTCGGTGCACCCAGCGGTGGTCGGCCGGCGGGTCGAGGTCACCGCCGACTGCGACCACGTGACGGTGCTCTGCGACGGCCGACCCGCGGCCCGGCACGACCGCTGCTGGGCAAGCCATCAGAGCATCACCGATCCCGCCCACCGGCAAGCCGCCGCAGACCTGCGCGTCGCTGCCCAACACACCCCGACGACCGCCGTCGACGCCCAGGTCGAACGCCGGCCGTTGAGCGACTACGACCGCCTGTTCGGCCTGGACGTCGAGGTGGCTGCGTGATGGCCGCCAAGACCAGCCGCAACGTCGCCTCGGAGATCGCGTTCCTCACCCGCGCCCTCAAGGCGCCGTCTCTGGCTGCCTCAGTCGAGAGGTTGGCGGAACGGGCCAGGACCGAGTCCTGGACGCATGAGGAGTTCCTCGCCGCCTGCCTGCAACGCGAGGTCGCCGCCCGCGAAGCCCACGGCGGGGAAGGACGCATCCGGACAGCGAGATTTCCGGCCCGCAAGAGCCTGGAGGAGTTCGACTTCGAGCACCAACGCTCTCTGAAGCGGGAGACGATCGCTCACCTGGGAACCCTCGACTTCGTGGCGTCGAAGGAGAACGTCGTCTTCTTGGGCCCGCCCGGCACCGGCAAGACGCACCTGTCCATCGGCCTCGGGATCCGGGCCTGCCAGGCCGGGCATCGGGTCGCGTTCGCCACCGCAGCCCAGTGGGTGTCCCGCCTCGCTGATGCCCACCACGCCGGTCGGCTGCAGGACGAGCTGGTCAAACTCGGCCGGATCCCGCTGCTGATCGTCGACGAGGTCGGCTACATCCCCTTCGAAGCAGAAGCCGCGAACCTGTTCTTCCAACTGGTCTCCAACCGCTACGAACGAGCCTCACTGATCGTCACCAGCAACAAGCCCTTCGGAAGGTGGGGCGAAGTGTTCGGCGACGATGTCGTCGCCGCAGCCATGATCGACCGCCTCGTCCACCACGCCGAAGTGATCTCGATGAAGGGCGACAGCTACCGGCTCAAAGACCGCGACCTCGGCCGCGTTCCCGCAGCCACCAAGACCAACGACTGAACATCAACAACCAGCGAGGGGGTCAACATTCGGCCGGAACAGAGGGGTCAAAGTTCGGCCGGCGTTGACAACTCTGACGGTCCACGGCACCTGGACCATCCCTTGGCCGCCATTCCGTCGCTTCATTGCAGCGATTGAGGCGTCCGGCGACATCGTGGGAGAACGGTCGGGACCGGACGGGCCAGAGCCGTAGCGGCCATATCGATTGCGTCGCTGCTCGCTCACCGTCGCGGGGCACACGTGCGAGAAGCGTGTCCAGACGGTCAGCAGCAGCCATGATCGGGCACCATGACGCCGCAGCTGAGCAGGCGTTCTAGGCGGATCAGGTCAGTCGAGAACGATCTTCCAAAGTGCAGCTGCACTCCGGCGTCATGCGTAGGTGTATCGCAGCAAGCAGGAAGTCCGGTGCGCACGGCGAGGTTATCGGGTCTCCGCCGGGCATGTGAGACGCCACGATCGCTGCCGCAGCGATGGCCGAGACGGCCTCGTCATGCTCGAGGTATCCGGTGTTGAGGGCGGCCGTTGTCAGGGCAGCGCGAACCATTGCCGACCGCGCAGACGGATCGGCATCGTGGAGGTCACCGCACCAGTCGGCGGCAGTGTCGTTGTCAAACGGATCGATCGGGCGATGATGGCTACGGCCGAGCCAGTCGGGGCAGGCCAGAGGCTCGGAGGTGACCCGGCCCGTACTCCATTCCTGAACCGTGTGTCGCAGGTTGGGATCCCGCCGAGGCACCTCGAAGATCAGCAAGGAAGCGCGCCATGGCGTCGCGCAGCTGCCAGTTCGGGTCACGCGGCCTGAGGTCAGGTTCGGAGAACGGGGGGCCGGCAACGAGTCGAGCCACAGTCGAGGCCAGGCGCTTCCGTTCGGCTCGGAAATTCGACCACGCTGAGTTTGATAGCCGCAGCACGTTGAAGAGCAGGTCGCCCGGATAGTAGTCACCCTCGGCCAAGGGATCGCGGAGCAAGACTTGCACCGCGAGAGGCAGCAGGGCCGACACCCCGATTTGCTGACCGAGCATGATGCGCAGGTCTTCGACCGTGAACTCTGCTACCGGCTTGCGCCGCAGCTCGGTGCAGCGTCGGACGAGGAAGGTGCTGTCCGGGTCGGGGTCCGGCCATACCTCCCGCTCAAGCTGCTCGATGGTCGTCACGGCGGCCAGGGTAGTCAGCCTTGTGCCCACGTGGGCGGCTGTTTCGCGCTGCTCGACGGCACGGCTCGTCGAACCAGATAACGATCTTGTTGGGGTGGCGGCGAGAAAAGCGGTCCGGGAGCGGAGTGTCGGACGACCAGCGAACGCACCGCGGCGACGTTGTGCGTCTTGCGGACGAGCTGGTACGTCCTCCGCGCCCCGGGCAGATCGCCGACGACCGGAAGGAGTGCGCCTGGTGGTGCCCGACGAACTCCTTCCGGCGATCGGCGAGGGGTGGCTCAGTTGAAGGTGTAGCAGTACAACTGCACGTTGGCGGTGTAGTAGTAGTCGCTGACCTTCGTGCTGCTGCTGTAGGTCGTGCGGCAGTCGAGGTAGGTGTTGAAGCCGCCCATCTGGGCCTTCCACTTGGCGTCGTTCTCCGCCGACCAGATGGCGAGCGAGGCGGAGGATCCCGAGCCGTAACCCGTGTACCAGCCGACTGCGTTGGCTCCAGCGTCGGCGGACGCGGGAGCCGCACCCGTCAGCAGGGACACCGCGGTCGCGCCGGTGACGGCGGTGGCAGCGAGGATCTTTCGAATCGCGCGCATTGAAGCTCCGTTCTGTTCGAAGGGATGCCCTGAGCCTGCCACGAGAATCAACCACTGTCAATTAAATCGCGCCTGGTGTTGACGGTTGTTAAATCGTTCGTGGGGCGCGAGAGCTGTTTCGAGGATGTCGTCTGCTACCCCCGCCCAGGTAGACGGCTTGAGGCGGCGTTCGTGCCGCGATCCAGGCGGTCACATCTGCTTTCAGGTCGGTGAGACTGCGCCGGGCAAGCCGACGTGGTTGCGGTAGGTTGGTTCGCGGAACCAGTTCGCCCAGGTTCAGCCACGACGAGTAGTTCGGGGTGAAGTTCAGGTGGAACTGGCGTGCTCAATGAGTCCCTGCTGGATGGCGGGCTGGCGTATCTGCCCAGCATGATATGTGGTTCCAGTTCGGTCCTGGCCCGCCCGGTCGATGGTGCGGAGGAAGCGCACAACTCCCTGGTCGCGGCGTATGCGCTGGGTCTGGCCGATGGGCCACGTCCACCGCGGCAAACAGGTCGGTGGTGCCGTGGCGGACGTAGTCGATGGTCACGGTCCGTCAAATTGGGCCAATCCCAGAGGGCGCGACCTTGGGGCGGCGCGGGCCGGTTAGTAATTGGTCGTTCGACCTGGCGCACCATGCTGTTGTTGGCTGCGATCGAGGTGGTTATGGCGACCGGTGCGGGGCGATTTGCCGAGTCGCGGTCGAGCCGCCCATGGGCGTTGGACCATTGGCAGCTCGCTCTTGCCCTAATGGCTTGGAGCGCCTTCCGTGGCAGCAGGTGATAGGCCCGCACGAGGCGTGCGTCGTGCGGTATTCCTGACCGGGCTGGTTGTCGCAGGTTCGGATCCTGGCCGGGCGAAGGGAATTGGCCATGACGCGACAGTGCTCGTCCCGAAAGGGAGGGGCTCGTTTGTCTGGTTGCCATCCCCCTGTACTCCGTCGTCGTACCCGAATCGCGGCCCGCGCGGCGCGGGGCGGCGGACGCCGCCGGGTGGGGTGGGCCTTTACGCGGCCGACACCGCCGGGGGCACCGGCGCGATCGACCGGTACGACCCGTGGAGATAGAGCAGCGGCGCCTTCGCCGGATTCAGTGGGCCGTACGACACCGCCTCCCCGATGACCACCGAGTGGTCGCCCTGGTCGGAGAGGTCGCGTACGCGGCAGTCGAAGTAGGCCAGTCCCTCGCTGAACACGAGGCAGCCGGTGGCCGGCGCCCGGTGCACCCGGACGCCGGCGAACGCGGCCGCGCCGGAGGGCCGCCGGGCGTCGGCGAACCAACGGGCGACGTCCCGTTGGTCCGCCGCCAGCACGGTGACCGCGAAGATGCCGGAGTCGCGGATCTGGGTGAGCAGTCGACTCCGGTGCTTCAGGCAGGTCAGGACCAGGGTGGGGTGCAGTGAGACGGTGGTGAACGAGTTGACCGTCATCGCCAGCGGGATGTCGTCGTACACGCTGCTGACGATGCCGACGCCGGTGGCGAACGCCCCGGCGGTACGGCGGAACTCCACTGCCCGGTCCTGGTTGGTCATGGCGTCAGTCCTGACCCCAGACCAGGCAGAACGGGTGTCCCACCGGGTCGGCGTAGACCCGGAAGCCGTGGTTGCGGCTGCCGCCGCCGCGCAGCCGGGTGGCGCCCAGCCGCAGCACCGCTTCCTCGGCCTCCTGGATGTCGTCCACCTCCACGTCGAGGTGGGCCTGCTGCGGGAAGGCCGGATCCGGCCACTGCGGCGGCTGGTAGTCGGCGACGCTCTGGAGGCAGAGGCGGGGATGCCCGTCCGCGCCCTTCAACGTCACCCAGTACCCGTCGCTGTCGGCCCACTCCAGGCCGGTCAGCTCGACGTAGAACTCCGCCAACTTCTCGGCGTCCGGACAGTCCAGCACCACCGAGTGCAGTCGACCGATCATCCGACCTCTCCCGTCATCGTCGTACGCGCGATGACCGGCGCCCCCGGTCACCGTGTCAGTGAAGGTACTCGCCGAAGGTGGTGAAGTAGTCGATGGCACGCACGGGTGGCCCGGTCTCGGTGGAGACCTGGAGCAGCACCACCCCGCGGTCGTCGCCGTCGCCCGGTCCGCCGCTGGCGACGACCACACCGCCGTAGTCGGCCTTGACGATCCGGCCGGGCGTGCCGCCGTGCGCCCGGGTCGGCCGGGTGGCGGCCTTGACCCACAGCCGGAACCCCCGGTGCGTCGTCCACGCGTTGACGAACGGGTCCGACTGGCCGCGCACCAGGTTGCAGATCGTGGTGGCGCTGTCCCGCCAGTCGATGCGGGTGTCCTCGACCCCGATCCGGTGGTAGAAGGACGCCCCCTCGGGCGGCTGCGGCTCGCCCCGGTGGCCCTCGGCGACCCGCTCCAACGCCTCGAGCGTGACCGGCACGTACTCCGCGAGGAGGCGCTCCAGGATCTGGCCGGCGGTGTCGTGCGGGCCGATCTTCACGCGGGCCTGGGTGATGACCGGGCCGGTGTCCAGCTCCTCCGCCATGTAGTGCACGGTGAGGCCGGTCTCCTCCTCGCCGTTGCGGATGGCCCAGTTGACGGCGCCGAACCCGGCGTACGCGGGCAGCAGCGCGTCGTGCGTGTTGACCGCGCCGCGTTCCGGGATCCGCAGCACCTCCGCCGGCACCCGGGTCCGCCAGTTGGTGGAGACGATGAGTTCCGGTGCGAGGTCGCGCAGCTGCTCGTGCAGGTCGGGCTCGCGGGCGGTGGCCGAGTAGCGCACCGGCAGTCCCAGCTCCGCCGCGGCCAGCTCCACGTCCGGCTCGCCGAGCCCGCTGAACTCGGCCCGGTGGGTGAGCACCAGCAGCACCTCGTGGTGCGGCGCGATGCCCCGCAGCACGGTCGCGCCGAGCTCGCCGTACCCGAAGAAGACGATCCTCACGGCTTCGCCGCCCGGGTGGCCCGCCCGGCCCGGAAGCGGACGGTGTTGACCCGCAGCCAGCCGGAGGAGTCGCGCTGGTCGAACACGTCGTCCGCCTCGAAGGTGGCGAACGCGGTGTCGTAGCGGCTGTGCGGGGAGCGGCGGCCGATCACCTGGACGGTGCCCCGGTGCACCCGCAGGATCGCGTCGCCGGTGACGTCCTGCTGGCTGAAGTCGATGGCGGTCTGCAACATCAGCCGCTCGGGGGCGAACCACAGGCCCCGGTAGACCAGGGCGGTGTACTTCGGCATCAGCTCCTCCTTGAGCTGCGCCACCTCCGGGTCGAGCACCAGCGACTCCACCGCCCGGTGGGCGTGCCAGAGCAGGCTGCCCGACGGGGCCTCGTAGATGTTGCGGGTCTTCATGCCGAAGATCCGGTTCTCCACGATGTCGAGCCGGCCGATGCCGTGCCGGCGGCCGATCTCGTCGAGCGCCTCCAGCACGGCGCTGGCGGACAGGGGAGTCCCGTTGACGCCGACCGGGTTGCCGCCCTGGAAGTGGATCTCGACGGTCTCGGGCTCGTCGGGGGTGTCGGCGATGTCGCGCACCCGGAACAGCAGCCCCTCGGGCGCGGGCTGCGCCGGGTCCTCCAGCGCCTCGCCCTCGTACGAGGTGTGCAGCAGGTTGCTGTCGATGGAGTACGGCCGTTCGCCGCTGCTCAGGTCCAGCTCGATGCCGTGCCTGCCGGCGTACGCGAGCAGGTCGCTGCGGGAGGCCAGGTCCCACTCCCGCCACGGGCTGATCACCGTGAGGTCGGGGCGCAGCGCGGCGAAGGTCATCTCGAAGCGGATCTGGTCGTTGCCCTTGCCGGTGGCCCCGTGCGCCACGGCGTCGGCGCCGACCTCCTCGGCTACCCGCACCTGCGCGGCGGCGATCAGCGGCCGGCCGATGGAGGACCCCATCAGGTACTGCCCCTCGTAGAGGGCGTTGGCCCGGTACATGGGGAAGGCGTAGTCCCGGGCGAACTCCTCGCGCAGGTCGACCACCCGCACCTCGTCGGCGCCGAGCTTCTCGGCCTTGCGGGCGGCCGTGTCCAGCTCCTCGCCCTGCCCGAGGTCCGCGATGAACGCGGTCAGCCGGCAGCGGTACCGCTCCTTGAGCCAGACCAGGGCCACCGACGTGTCGAGCCCGCCGGAGAAGGCGAGCACGATGTGCTGGGGGGCGATGTTGTTCCGAGTCGACATGATGGTCACACCTCTCCGGCGGGCACGGTCGCCCACAGCTGGTCCATGGTTTCGTGGGTGAAGTCGCGGGTCAGGTCGGACGTCGAGGCGTACCCCATGTTGATGATCTTGCGGCGGCCCTGGCGGACCGGGGCGACCCGGTGCAGCGTGGTGTTGGTCCGCATCAGGTACAGGTCGCCGGGGAACAGCTCCATCGAGTAGATCGGGCGGCTGACCAGCGCCCGGTTGATCTCCGGACGCTCCTTGTTCCAGACGGTGTTGGGCACGCACTGGACGAAGCCGCCGTGCTCCACCGGCGGGCACTCGACCACCCAGACCAGCGCGAAGGTGAAGTCGTCCCAGTGCCAGCCGTGGGTGTCGCCGTCCTTCTCCAGGCAGGT is drawn from Micromonospora sp. NBC_01740 and contains these coding sequences:
- a CDS encoding SigE family RNA polymerase sigma factor; protein product: MTKTFHEFVAHRSPALSRTAYLLTGDHHLAEDLLQSALAKTYQHWRRIRSGDPDAYVRRVMYHHQVSWWRRRRLAERLDPEPSDQPGDDHSDTTALRLTLAAALRQLTPRQRAVVVLRFYEDLTETQVAEVLGCSVGTVKRHGHDAVRRLRAIAPNLVDPAAERIPR
- the istA gene encoding IS21 family transposase codes for the protein MLSVEDWAEIRRLHRAERMAIKAICRRLGVSRNTVRKALASHEPPRYQRAAKGSIVDAVEPQIRALLAEFPDMPTTVIMERVGWTRGKTVFADRVQQLRPLFRRPDPVQRTEYLPGELAQCDLWFPPADVPLGFGQVGRPPVLVMVSGYSRWLSAVMIPTRQSPDLLVGHWMLISGWGRVPKALVWDNESAVGQWRAGRPQLTEAMNAFRGTLGIKVIQCRPADPEAKGLVERANGYLETSFLPGRRFASPQDFNAQLTDWLVRANNRQHRMLGCRPLDRWDADRAAMLPLPPVAPVVGWRQTTRLPRDHYVRLDGNDYSVHPAVVGRRVEVTADCDHVTVLCDGRPAARHDRCWASHQSITDPAHRQAAADLRVAAQHTPTTAVDAQVERRPLSDYDRLFGLDVEVAA
- the istB gene encoding IS21-like element helper ATPase IstB; amino-acid sequence: MAAKTSRNVASEIAFLTRALKAPSLAASVERLAERARTESWTHEEFLAACLQREVAAREAHGGEGRIRTARFPARKSLEEFDFEHQRSLKRETIAHLGTLDFVASKENVVFLGPPGTGKTHLSIGLGIRACQAGHRVAFATAAQWVSRLADAHHAGRLQDELVKLGRIPLLIVDEVGYIPFEAEAANLFFQLVSNRYERASLIVTSNKPFGRWGEVFGDDVVAAAMIDRLVHHAEVISMKGDSYRLKDRDLGRVPAATKTND
- a CDS encoding DUF4259 domain-containing protein, with translation MPRRDPNLRHTVQEWSTGRVTSEPLACPDWLGRSHHRPIDPFDNDTAADWCGDLHDADPSARSAMVRAALTTAALNTGYLEHDEAVSAIAAAAIVASHMPGGDPITSPCAPDFLLAAIHLRMTPECSCTLEDRSRLT
- a CDS encoding contact-dependent growth inhibition system immunity protein; amino-acid sequence: MTTIEQLEREVWPDPDPDSTFLVRRCTELRRKPVAEFTVEDLRIMLGQQIGVSALLPLAVQVLLRDPLAEGDYYPGDLLFNVLRLSNSAWSNFRAERKRLASTVARLVAGPPFSEPDLRPRDPNWQLRDAMARFLADLRGASAGSQPATHGSGMEYGPGHLRASGLPRLARP
- a CDS encoding flavin reductase family protein, which produces MTNQDRAVEFRRTAGAFATGVGIVSSVYDDIPLAMTVNSFTTVSLHPTLVLTCLKHRSRLLTQIRDSGIFAVTVLAADQRDVARWFADARRPSGAAAFAGVRVHRAPATGCLVFSEGLAYFDCRVRDLSDQGDHSVVIGEAVSYGPLNPAKAPLLYLHGSYRSIAPVPPAVSAA
- a CDS encoding VOC family protein, whose amino-acid sequence is MIGRLHSVVLDCPDAEKLAEFYVELTGLEWADSDGYWVTLKGADGHPRLCLQSVADYQPPQWPDPAFPQQAHLDVEVDDIQEAEEAVLRLGATRLRGGGSRNHGFRVYADPVGHPFCLVWGQD
- a CDS encoding methionyl-tRNA formyltransferase, whose amino-acid sequence is MRIVFFGYGELGATVLRGIAPHHEVLLVLTHRAEFSGLGEPDVELAAAELGLPVRYSATAREPDLHEQLRDLAPELIVSTNWRTRVPAEVLRIPERGAVNTHDALLPAYAGFGAVNWAIRNGEEETGLTVHYMAEELDTGPVITQARVKIGPHDTAGQILERLLAEYVPVTLEALERVAEGHRGEPQPPEGASFYHRIGVEDTRIDWRDSATTICNLVRGQSDPFVNAWTTHRGFRLWVKAATRPTRAHGGTPGRIVKADYGGVVVASGGPGDGDDRGVVLLQVSTETGPPVRAIDYFTTFGEYLH
- a CDS encoding argininosuccinate synthase, with translation MSTRNNIAPQHIVLAFSGGLDTSVALVWLKERYRCRLTAFIADLGQGEELDTAARKAEKLGADEVRVVDLREEFARDYAFPMYRANALYEGQYLMGSSIGRPLIAAAQVRVAEEVGADAVAHGATGKGNDQIRFEMTFAALRPDLTVISPWREWDLASRSDLLAYAGRHGIELDLSSGERPYSIDSNLLHTSYEGEALEDPAQPAPEGLLFRVRDIADTPDEPETVEIHFQGGNPVGVNGTPLSASAVLEALDEIGRRHGIGRLDIVENRIFGMKTRNIYEAPSGSLLWHAHRAVESLVLDPEVAQLKEELMPKYTALVYRGLWFAPERLMLQTAIDFSQQDVTGDAILRVHRGTVQVIGRRSPHSRYDTAFATFEADDVFDQRDSSGWLRVNTVRFRAGRATRAAKP